Proteins from a genomic interval of Desulfovibrio piger:
- a CDS encoding ATP-binding cassette domain-containing protein: METQSPLLPGSPLVDIEDLSLFLPGDARQKMILHHIDWHLCRGEHHLLLGHNGAGKTTLMRLMHGLLWPAEGRIVWHTSEGEETSPIAGRAVSALVSPDQQENYQRQRWYITGRELLLTAFEDTPLLYTNTSEQRHAQVEDMARRLRALDLLDRMVPEVSQGQLRLLLLGRALVRQPDLLLLDECSDGLDADHSRRFYEVLDSVREHCTVIMSSHRPEQVPDWCRKTRVIHQGRLLAPGSALPPQEGEYEDISLAGAVTSAPEPSAPLLDVRHATVFIDGQEILHDVDWTLRKGEHWRIEGENGSGKSTFLRLLAGDEFVAVGGTLVRHLPHHGGETVLLEEIRKGVRLVSDLSQALYGYSITALELVCTGLENTVGVYRDYSKAEQDQARRVMRELGVGHLADRSIRLLSTGQLRRLFLARALMGEPDILLLDEPCSALDEDSRRQYLDLLDQLAARGISLVFVSHFEGDAPSCINRRARMHQGRLEILA, translated from the coding sequence ATGGAAACCCAGTCTCCCCTCCTTCCCGGCAGTCCCCTGGTGGACATCGAAGACCTGAGCCTGTTCCTGCCCGGCGATGCCCGGCAGAAAATGATCCTGCACCACATCGACTGGCATCTGTGCCGCGGCGAGCACCACTTGCTGCTGGGCCACAACGGTGCCGGCAAGACCACGCTCATGCGCCTCATGCACGGCCTGCTCTGGCCGGCGGAAGGCCGCATCGTCTGGCACACCAGCGAAGGCGAGGAGACCTCGCCCATCGCGGGTCGTGCCGTCAGCGCCCTGGTCTCGCCCGACCAGCAGGAGAACTACCAGCGCCAGCGCTGGTACATCACCGGCCGGGAACTGCTGCTCACGGCATTCGAAGATACCCCCCTGCTCTACACCAACACTTCCGAGCAGCGTCATGCGCAGGTGGAAGACATGGCACGACGCCTGCGCGCCCTGGACCTGCTGGACAGGATGGTGCCGGAAGTCTCGCAGGGCCAGCTCCGCCTGCTCCTGCTGGGCCGGGCCCTGGTCCGGCAGCCGGATCTGCTCCTGCTGGACGAATGCAGCGACGGTCTGGATGCCGACCACAGCCGCCGCTTCTACGAAGTGTTGGACAGCGTGCGCGAGCACTGTACGGTCATCATGAGCAGCCACCGCCCGGAACAGGTGCCGGACTGGTGCCGCAAGACGCGCGTCATCCATCAGGGCCGTCTGCTGGCCCCGGGAAGCGCCCTGCCGCCGCAGGAAGGCGAATATGAGGACATCAGCCTGGCCGGAGCCGTGACGTCCGCCCCGGAACCCTCCGCGCCGCTGCTGGACGTGCGCCATGCCACGGTCTTCATCGACGGGCAGGAGATCTTGCACGATGTGGACTGGACACTGCGCAAGGGCGAACACTGGCGCATCGAGGGCGAGAACGGCTCGGGCAAGTCCACCTTCCTGCGCCTGCTGGCCGGGGACGAATTCGTGGCCGTGGGCGGTACGCTGGTACGTCATCTGCCCCATCACGGCGGCGAGACCGTGCTGCTGGAAGAGATCCGCAAGGGCGTGCGTCTGGTCTCCGACCTCTCCCAGGCCCTTTACGGCTACAGCATCACGGCGCTGGAACTGGTCTGTACCGGTCTGGAAAACACCGTGGGCGTCTACCGCGACTACAGCAAGGCCGAGCAGGATCAGGCCCGCCGCGTCATGCGCGAACTGGGCGTGGGCCATCTGGCGGACCGCTCCATCCGCCTGCTCTCCACCGGACAGCTGCGCCGCCTGTTCCTGGCCCGCGCCCTCATGGGCGAACCGGACATCCTGCTTCTGGACGAGCCCTGCTCCGCCCTGGATGAAGACTCCCGCCGCCAGTATCTGGATCTGCTGGACCAGCTGGCCGCCCGCGGCATCTCGCTGGTCTTCGTCTCCCACTTCGAGGGCGATGCGCCGTCCTGCATCAACCGCCGGGCGCGCATGCATCAGGGACGTCTGGAAATTTTGGCATAG
- a CDS encoding histidinol-phosphatase yields the protein MITADLHSHTRYSHGASTPQEMYAAACTAGLKLLGFTEHSPRPLGFDYTNEYREQLSRFMPTYAREVCELRDNAAPDACQVLFGMEMDWLEGQADFARQACTAYDFDYLLGSVHFIGHWGFDDQASDWDILSQEECERNYVRYFQSWREMIASGMFQIAAHPDLIKIFSVDRFHIWLNKPGSLDIIRTALTELRDAGMAMEISSAGLRKPCREIYPCAPIMQLAAELRVPVTFASDAHITTDVAFAFPRLESYARAFGFTQSVWYKQGRQYVLPL from the coding sequence ATGATCACCGCCGACCTCCACAGCCATACCCGTTATTCCCACGGCGCCAGCACGCCCCAGGAGATGTACGCCGCCGCCTGCACGGCCGGGCTCAAACTGCTGGGCTTCACCGAACATTCCCCGCGTCCGCTGGGCTTCGACTATACCAACGAATACCGCGAACAGTTGAGCCGCTTCATGCCCACCTATGCCCGCGAGGTCTGCGAGCTGCGCGACAACGCCGCTCCCGATGCCTGCCAGGTGTTGTTCGGCATGGAGATGGACTGGCTGGAAGGGCAGGCGGACTTTGCCCGCCAGGCCTGCACCGCCTATGATTTCGACTATCTGCTGGGCAGCGTGCATTTCATCGGTCACTGGGGCTTCGACGACCAGGCCTCGGACTGGGACATCCTTTCGCAGGAAGAGTGCGAGCGGAACTATGTGCGCTACTTCCAGAGCTGGCGCGAGATGATCGCCTCGGGCATGTTCCAGATCGCCGCCCACCCCGACCTCATCAAGATCTTCTCCGTGGACCGCTTCCACATCTGGCTCAACAAGCCCGGCAGCCTCGACATCATCCGCACGGCCCTCACCGAGCTGCGCGATGCGGGCATGGCCATGGAGATCTCGTCCGCCGGGTTGCGCAAGCCCTGCCGCGAGATCTACCCCTGCGCGCCCATCATGCAGCTGGCCGCCGAGCTCCGCGTGCCCGTGACCTTCGCCTCCGACGCCCACATCACCACCGACGTGGCCTTTGCCTTCCCCCGCCTGGAAAGCTACGCCCGCGCCTTTGGTTTCACCCAGAGCGTCTGGTACAAGCAGGGCCGGCAGTACGTGCTGCCGCTGTAG
- the gltA gene encoding NADPH-dependent glutamate synthase, with protein sequence METKPKKTIAPRVDMPCQPADVRAHNFDEVATGYTKEMAMQEASRCLQCKKPLCMKGCPVEVPIRDFIAEVARGNFDAAYRIIKTTNSLPAVCGRVCPQEHQCEGKCILNAKGQPIAIGRLERFVADTYIATSACEQVTGTNSCAMPVKGKKVACIGSGPSSLTCAGVCAANGLKVDVFEALHEPGGVLIYGIPSFRLPKNVVATEVDGLRRSGVDFHLNSVGGRTFTVDELRKEYDAVFIGVGAGLPVFLGVPGENLVGVFSANEYLTRVNLGRAYAFPEQDTPAYLGKHVTVFGAGNVAMDAARTALRMGAESVHIVYRRTKAEMPARREEVEHAEEEGVKFEMLASPVKFNGDAEMKLTSVTLQKMELGEPDASGRRRPVPVEGATYELATDLAIVALGTRSNPILLEATEGLEKTERGYIKVDEATGETSLPNVFAGGDIVTGAATVILAMGAGRRAGQEICRRLLG encoded by the coding sequence ATGGAAACTAAGCCCAAAAAGACCATTGCTCCGCGCGTGGACATGCCCTGCCAGCCCGCGGACGTGCGCGCTCACAATTTCGACGAAGTGGCCACCGGCTACACCAAAGAGATGGCCATGCAGGAAGCCTCCCGCTGCCTGCAGTGCAAAAAGCCCCTCTGCATGAAGGGCTGCCCCGTGGAAGTGCCCATCCGCGACTTCATCGCCGAAGTGGCCCGCGGCAACTTCGACGCCGCCTACCGCATCATCAAGACCACCAACAGCCTGCCTGCCGTGTGCGGCCGCGTCTGCCCGCAGGAACACCAGTGCGAAGGCAAGTGCATCCTCAACGCCAAGGGCCAGCCCATCGCCATCGGCCGCCTGGAACGCTTCGTGGCCGATACCTACATCGCCACCAGCGCCTGTGAACAGGTGACCGGCACCAATTCCTGTGCCATGCCCGTCAAGGGCAAGAAGGTGGCCTGCATCGGCTCCGGTCCTTCCTCCCTGACCTGTGCGGGCGTCTGCGCCGCCAACGGCCTCAAGGTGGATGTGTTCGAAGCCCTGCACGAGCCCGGCGGCGTGCTCATCTACGGCATCCCCTCCTTCCGTCTGCCCAAGAACGTGGTGGCCACCGAAGTGGACGGCCTGCGCCGTTCCGGTGTGGACTTCCACCTCAACAGCGTGGGCGGCCGCACCTTCACCGTGGACGAACTGCGCAAGGAATATGACGCGGTCTTCATCGGCGTGGGCGCCGGTCTGCCGGTCTTCCTGGGCGTGCCCGGCGAAAACCTGGTGGGCGTGTTCTCCGCCAACGAATACCTGACCCGCGTGAACCTGGGCCGCGCCTATGCCTTCCCCGAACAGGACACCCCCGCCTACCTCGGCAAGCATGTGACCGTGTTCGGTGCCGGTAACGTGGCCATGGACGCCGCCCGCACCGCCCTGCGCATGGGCGCGGAAAGCGTGCATATCGTCTACCGCCGCACCAAGGCCGAGATGCCCGCCCGCCGCGAAGAAGTGGAACATGCGGAGGAAGAAGGCGTGAAGTTCGAGATGCTGGCCTCCCCCGTGAAGTTCAACGGGGACGCCGAGATGAAGCTCACGTCCGTGACCCTGCAGAAGATGGAACTGGGCGAGCCCGACGCCTCCGGCCGTCGCCGCCCCGTGCCCGTGGAAGGCGCCACCTACGAACTGGCCACCGACCTGGCCATCGTGGCCCTGGGCACCCGTTCCAACCCCATCCTGCTGGAAGCCACCGAAGGCCTGGAAAAGACCGAGCGCGGCTACATCAAGGTGGATGAAGCCACGGGCGAGACCTCGTTGCCCAACGTCTTCGCCGGCGGCGACATCGTCACCGGCGCGGCCACGGTCATCCTGGCCATGGGCGCCGGACGCCGGGCCGGTCAGGAGATCTGCCGCCGTCTGCTCGGCTAA
- a CDS encoding sulfide/dihydroorotate dehydrogenase-like FAD/NAD-binding protein has product MPTPILEKESLIPGKTSKLVLHAPAIASHARPGHFVMLRMSPTGERIPLTIADTDAEKGTITIVYLVMGKSTAILEDLKAGDEILDVCGPLGKPTHIEKKGTVICVGGGTGIAAMHHIAKGHSRIGNKVVGIIGARNKDLLLFEKELASFVDELLISTDDGSYGHKGLVTDLLRDRLESDKDVFEVVAVGPVPMMAAVANTTRPYGVHTTVSLNPIMVDGIGMCGACRVTVDGKTKFACVDGPEFDGHKVDFDELRRRLGAYRDQEKVSIDQYRSTHGN; this is encoded by the coding sequence ATGCCAACCCCCATTCTGGAAAAAGAAAGCCTCATCCCGGGCAAGACCAGCAAACTGGTGCTGCATGCGCCGGCCATTGCCAGCCACGCCCGGCCCGGTCATTTCGTCATGCTGCGCATGAGCCCCACGGGCGAGCGCATCCCCCTGACCATCGCCGATACGGATGCCGAAAAGGGCACCATCACCATCGTCTATCTGGTCATGGGCAAGAGTACGGCCATCCTTGAAGACCTCAAGGCCGGCGACGAGATCCTGGACGTTTGCGGCCCCCTGGGCAAGCCCACCCACATCGAGAAAAAGGGCACCGTCATCTGCGTGGGCGGCGGTACCGGCATTGCCGCCATGCACCACATCGCCAAGGGCCATTCGCGCATCGGCAACAAGGTCGTGGGCATCATCGGCGCCCGCAACAAGGACCTGCTCCTGTTCGAAAAGGAACTGGCCAGCTTCGTGGACGAGCTGCTCATCTCCACCGACGACGGCAGCTACGGTCACAAGGGCCTGGTCACCGACCTGCTCCGCGACCGCCTGGAATCCGACAAGGACGTCTTTGAAGTGGTGGCCGTGGGTCCCGTGCCCATGATGGCCGCCGTGGCCAACACCACCCGTCCCTACGGCGTGCACACCACCGTCAGCCTCAACCCCATCATGGTGGACGGCATCGGCATGTGCGGCGCCTGCCGCGTGACCGTGGACGGCAAGACCAAGTTCGCCTGTGTGGACGGCCCCGAATTCGACGGTCACAAGGTGGACTTCGACGAACTGCGCCGCCGTCTGGGCGCCTACCGCGATCAGGAAAAGGTCTCCATCGACCAGTACAGGAGCACCCATGGAAACTAA
- the cobM gene encoding precorrin-4 C(11)-methyltransferase — protein sequence MEKQPGMVSFVGAGPGDPELLTLKGKRLIEEAALLLYAGSMIPPALLDLASPRASVIDAAPLDLEECHSLMLQFARAGQPVVHLHTGDPAVYSALREQLALLDRDGIPWQVVPGITAASAAAAAAGCSFTVPGATQSLIMTRMPGRTPMPEQEALRHLAKHGTTLAVYLSAMQARAMQEELEQSLPAATPVICAFRLGWPDQQLIRTRLDLLAETIEKNGLSRQTVVLVLPGEGEDAPVPRTCGPHTDHD from the coding sequence ATGGAAAAGCAGCCAGGCATGGTCAGTTTCGTCGGCGCGGGTCCCGGTGACCCGGAACTGCTCACCCTCAAGGGGAAACGCCTCATCGAAGAGGCGGCCCTGCTGCTCTACGCCGGCTCCATGATCCCGCCCGCCCTGCTGGATCTGGCATCGCCCCGGGCCAGCGTCATCGACGCCGCCCCGCTGGATCTGGAAGAATGCCATTCCCTCATGCTCCAGTTCGCCCGCGCCGGTCAGCCCGTGGTGCATCTGCATACCGGCGACCCTGCCGTCTACAGCGCCCTGCGCGAACAGCTGGCCCTGCTGGACAGGGACGGCATCCCCTGGCAGGTGGTGCCCGGCATCACGGCCGCCAGCGCCGCCGCTGCCGCTGCCGGATGCAGCTTCACCGTGCCCGGCGCCACCCAGAGCCTGATCATGACCCGCATGCCCGGCCGCACGCCCATGCCCGAACAGGAAGCCCTGCGCCATCTGGCCAAGCACGGCACCACGCTGGCCGTCTACCTTTCCGCCATGCAGGCCCGCGCCATGCAGGAGGAGCTGGAACAGTCCCTGCCCGCCGCCACGCCCGTCATCTGCGCCTTCCGCCTGGGCTGGCCCGACCAGCAGCTCATCCGCACCCGCCTCGACCTGCTGGCCGAGACCATCGAAAAGAACGGCCTCTCCCGCCAGACCGTGGTCCTCGTCCTGCCCGGCGAGGGGGAAGACGCCCCGGTACCGCGCACCTGCGGCCCGCACACCGATCATGACTGA
- the cbiE gene encoding precorrin-6y C5,15-methyltransferase (decarboxylating) subunit CbiE: protein MKQQNLLPGISLPAPRPSRPAETPPAPSPAAPAVPDTDTWSPQESLLHSAFVFEPAGTAAEPVLILGLDCAQPLREGLAPARLRLIEQADVLCGGRRLLAAFDDLPARQLPLTAPLEPVLARISHLRAGGKKVVVLADGDPLFYGIGTTLLRQLGPEAVRILPGVSSLQQACARLGLPWHDVICLSLHGRDDLTPLHTAVHRQRPISLLTDARMTPDLLARHLLDRGVDWFAMHVFEHMGSDGEQEHHLTLAEAAAARFGAVCTVLLTPAGEMRRPHPGLLPAELRHEDGLLTKPAVRAAALALLRPEPRHTVWDLGAGSGSVALEAACLAHEGRVVAVERTPSRALDIQENRRRFGAASVDVCLGTVPQCLPRLPDPHRVFIGGGLSGDGAHNLLEQVCRRLLPGGRLVVSCILLDTLARCRAFFEGLGWPAEVMQIQSAQSRPLGQDIFLAAANPVFLLAVDKPEQEKDED, encoded by the coding sequence ATGAAACAGCAGAACCTTCTCCCCGGCATCAGCCTGCCCGCTCCCCGTCCTTCCCGTCCGGCCGAGACCCCGCCGGCGCCGTCCCCGGCCGCTCCGGCCGTGCCCGATACGGATACCTGGTCCCCGCAGGAGAGCCTGCTGCACTCCGCCTTCGTTTTCGAACCTGCCGGTACGGCGGCCGAACCCGTCCTGATCCTGGGCCTGGACTGCGCCCAGCCCCTGCGCGAGGGGCTTGCCCCCGCACGCCTGCGCCTTATCGAGCAGGCCGACGTCCTGTGCGGCGGCCGTCGCCTGCTGGCGGCCTTCGATGATCTCCCCGCCCGGCAGCTGCCCCTGACCGCCCCGCTGGAACCGGTGCTGGCCCGCATCAGCCATCTGCGTGCCGGCGGCAAAAAAGTGGTGGTGCTGGCCGACGGCGACCCCCTGTTCTACGGCATCGGCACCACGCTCCTGCGCCAGCTGGGCCCCGAAGCCGTGCGCATCCTGCCCGGGGTCAGCTCCCTGCAGCAGGCCTGCGCCCGTCTGGGCCTGCCCTGGCATGACGTCATCTGCCTTTCCCTGCACGGCCGCGACGATCTGACGCCCCTCCACACCGCCGTGCACCGGCAGCGGCCCATCAGCCTGCTCACCGACGCCCGCATGACGCCCGATCTGCTGGCCCGTCACCTGCTGGACAGGGGCGTGGACTGGTTCGCCATGCATGTTTTTGAACACATGGGGAGCGACGGGGAACAGGAACATCATCTTACGCTGGCCGAAGCCGCCGCTGCCCGCTTCGGCGCCGTCTGTACCGTTTTGCTGACGCCCGCGGGCGAGATGCGCCGTCCGCATCCCGGCCTGCTGCCCGCCGAACTGCGGCACGAGGACGGCCTGCTGACCAAGCCCGCCGTGCGTGCCGCCGCCCTGGCCCTGTTGCGCCCCGAGCCCCGGCATACGGTCTGGGATCTGGGCGCCGGCTCCGGTTCCGTGGCGCTGGAGGCGGCCTGCCTGGCCCACGAAGGCCGCGTGGTGGCCGTGGAGCGGACCCCTTCCCGCGCTCTGGACATCCAGGAGAACCGCCGCCGCTTCGGGGCCGCCTCGGTGGACGTCTGTCTGGGTACGGTGCCCCAGTGCCTGCCGCGCCTGCCCGACCCGCACCGGGTCTTCATCGGCGGCGGGCTTTCCGGCGACGGGGCCCACAACCTGCTGGAACAGGTCTGCCGTCGCCTGCTGCCCGGCGGACGGCTGGTGGTGAGCTGCATCTTGCTGGACACGCTGGCCCGCTGCCGTGCCTTCTTCGAGGGCCTGGGCTGGCCCGCCGAGGTGATGCAGATACAGTCCGCCCAGTCCCGGCCACTGGGGCAGGACATTTTCCTGGCCGCCGCCAATCCTGTTTTCCTGCTGGCTGTGGACAAGCCCGAACAGGAGAAGGACGAAGACTAA
- a CDS encoding OmpA family protein: protein MKSFRLLALTAAVLLSFAVAAVAAPVCSKKVNSFDFVVDYSGSMMMKNDKMKQDKIEVAKIALKRVNAAIPALDFKGGLHTIAPNGTVIEQGPWNRAAMDSGINTLRSGFATFGRMTNMGDGLQAYEPFLSSMERSAALILVTDGDNNRGMDLVEVARQVYATQRNMVIHVISLADTPQGEATVKAIAGMNPASVLVRAEDLATSDAEVERFVLAVFCQEETVIVLRGVNFAFDSYALDSKAMGILDEAAGLIKSKPNTKIVLTGWTDSRGTDAYNAKLSKNRAEAVKGYLAKQGVPASRMTAIGKGKSFKYSNDSEEGRYMNRRTEISFD from the coding sequence ATGAAATCTTTCCGCCTGCTGGCCCTTACCGCCGCGGTTCTTCTGAGCTTCGCCGTGGCTGCCGTGGCCGCTCCTGTCTGCAGCAAGAAGGTCAACAGCTTCGACTTCGTCGTGGACTACTCCGGCTCCATGATGATGAAGAATGACAAAATGAAGCAGGACAAGATCGAAGTGGCCAAGATCGCCCTGAAGCGCGTCAACGCCGCCATCCCCGCCCTGGACTTCAAGGGCGGCCTGCACACCATCGCTCCTAACGGCACCGTCATCGAACAGGGCCCCTGGAACCGCGCCGCCATGGATAGCGGTATCAACACCCTGCGCAGCGGCTTTGCCACCTTCGGCCGCATGACCAACATGGGCGACGGCCTGCAGGCCTACGAGCCCTTCCTGAGCTCCATGGAACGCAGCGCTGCCCTGATCCTGGTGACCGACGGCGACAACAACCGCGGTATGGATCTGGTGGAAGTGGCCCGTCAGGTGTACGCCACCCAGCGTAACATGGTCATCCACGTGATCTCCCTGGCCGACACCCCCCAGGGCGAAGCCACCGTCAAGGCCATTGCCGGCATGAACCCCGCCTCCGTGCTGGTTCGCGCTGAAGACCTGGCCACCAGCGACGCCGAAGTGGAACGCTTCGTGCTGGCCGTGTTCTGCCAGGAAGAAACCGTGATCGTGCTGCGCGGCGTCAACTTTGCTTTTGACTCCTATGCCCTGGACAGCAAGGCCATGGGCATCCTGGACGAAGCCGCCGGCCTCATCAAGTCCAAGCCCAACACCAAGATCGTGCTGACCGGCTGGACCGACTCCCGTGGTACCGACGCCTACAACGCCAAGCTGTCCAAGAACCGCGCCGAAGCCGTTAAGGGCTACCTGGCCAAGCAGGGCGTGCCCGCCAGTCGCATGACCGCCATCGGCAAGGGCAAGTCCTTCAAGTACAGCAACGACAGTGAAGAAGGCCGCTACATGAACCGTCGTACGGAGATCTCCTTCGACTAA